A window of [Ruminococcus] lactaris ATCC 29176 genomic DNA:
TTTTGAGGTGATTTGATGGAAGAAAGTACATATCAGATTGCGGAGAAAATCAGTAAACTTTATCAAGAAGCGTATGGTGTCTATTTGCCATTGGTTGAAGATGTGTGCAGCAGAAAAGTATCAGAAGATGTGGGAAGATGAAAGTAAGAAGTAAAAGACTTTAAGTAAGATGTTAGTAACAAGAAGAACATATTGGACATGGTTGTAGGAGGTGCAATGGGAAAGGTAATAAAAGAAACGATTCATGCCAATGGGATAGATATCGGAATTTACACGCAGGACTTTGAAAATGAATTTATTTCATTGACAGATATCGCTCGATATAAAAGTGATGACCCAACAGCGGTTATACAAAATTGGATGAGAAATCGAGATGTAATAGAATTTTTGGGATTATGGGAAAGGCTGCACAATCCAGATTTTAACCCCCTCGAATTCGAGGGGGTTAGAAAGCAGGCAGGAGCAAACGCATTTACAATGTCACCAAAGAAATGGATAGAAACTACGAATGCGATTGGTATTGTATCAAAAGCGGGACGTTATGGCGGAACATATGCTCATAGTGATATTGCTATGTCTTTTGTAACGTGGATTTCTCCAGAATTCCAGTTATATATCATGAAGGATTACAGGAGATTAAAGGCAGATGAGAATAGCCGGTTATCTTTGAATTGGAACTTAAACAGAGAAATATCTAAACTAAATTACAGGATACATACAGATGCAATTAAGGATAATTTGATTCCACCAGAATTAACACCTGCGCAGGTGGCATATACCTATGCCAATGAAGCGGATATGTTGAATGTTGTTTTGTTTGGTAAGACAGCGAAACAGTGGAAAGATGAAAATTCAGCAGCAAAAGGGAATATGCGGGATGTGGCAACTCTAAATCAGTTGTTGGTGCTTGCAAATTTGGAAAGTTATAATGCAGTATTGATTAATCAGGGGAAGATGCAAAAAGAGAGAATGGAATTACTCCGGCAATTAGCTGTACAGCAGTTGCAGACATTGGAAACAGTAAGTTTAAATGATTTACCGAAGTTAGGAACGGACTTGTAGGAGGATTGAATTTTTGAAAATCAGGCAAAAAATACAAAGTTAAGAGGGCAGGGAATGAATTAGTTGAATAAGTGGAATGTATAAGCTGTTTCGTTCGGATATCGTCATCATGCTAATAAAATATAAAGAATATGGAGATTATTGGGTAGAAGTGATGTGAGTAGAGGAGAATGGTGATATGCCTATTATTAAGAAATCATTCGGAAAGAATTATTTGCAGTGTTACGAAAGTGAAAAAGGAAAAACATATAGTTGTGAGCAAATAAGAAAATCCTGGGATAATAAAGTAAATTATGTGACAGAAAATAGTTTAAAAAATACAAAAGAAGAGGCACAGAAAGAGTTTGTGGATGCCTTTATCCTTAGACTCCTCAGTGAGAAAAAACTCTGGAAGATTGCCCATGCAAATATCGTTGATTCAGCCGGAAACATTACCGATGGTCGTGCGATGCTCGATAAACTGAGCAGTCCGCTGGTGCTTGAGAATA
This region includes:
- a CDS encoding KilA-N domain-containing protein; protein product: MGKVIKETIHANGIDIGIYTQDFENEFISLTDIARYKSDDPTAVIQNWMRNRDVIEFLGLWERLHNPDFNPLEFEGVRKQAGANAFTMSPKKWIETTNAIGIVSKAGRYGGTYAHSDIAMSFVTWISPEFQLYIMKDYRRLKADENSRLSLNWNLNREISKLNYRIHTDAIKDNLIPPELTPAQVAYTYANEADMLNVVLFGKTAKQWKDENSAAKGNMRDVATLNQLLVLANLESYNAVLINQGKMQKERMELLRQLAVQQLQTLETVSLNDLPKLGTDL